In Corythoichthys intestinalis isolate RoL2023-P3 chromosome 4, ASM3026506v1, whole genome shotgun sequence, a genomic segment contains:
- the LOC130915323 gene encoding adenosine receptor A1-like: MEFLWLYSLCQCIVSVAVIVVSVRLCMAVGGTATDGHGGSQGARPKHGSVSCCLCLCLGWVGAIGGALEIPVVVFLNLRTPQCLYTCITLVCCPLLVRQFTMCLFVLITLDRHLQHHWPSRYSCLVTRQRALCVVLLCWMASVLTSFGQFISSDVLDRWGKMGLDQDTADPELDGNWTTPSPNLTPPPQYPHERMVIGKHLPYGGFLSKFYMEDLRNFTYAEIHSSHWGICAPDLVLSPQFLVYVHGTAVFMLPLLFLLFLYLDLQCKKPKHFSLSDMPKYDSWRLRSLALSVSFLVLLCLPMQIIHAVLLFTPSKTLPSWVHAMAVFFFQLYGLVPQVLFTPPGKQESDERAAFALSTPPLGVLPPSGMSAHKALCEAARAAPWASAKSSLKVKVCPEV; this comes from the exons ATGGAGTTTTTGTGGCTGTACTCTCTTTGCCAGTGCATCGTCTCAGTGGCCGTGATAGTGGTGAGCGTGAGGTTATGTATGGCGGTAGGGGGTACAGCAACTGACGGCCACGGTGGGAGCCAGGGTGCAAGACCCAAGCACGGGAGTGTGTCCTGCTGTCTTTGCCTGTGCCTGGGCTGGGTGGGCGCCATAGGCGGTGCACTAGAGATTCCCGTCGTTGTCTTCCTCAATTTGAGGACACCGCAGTGCTTGTACACCTGTATCACCTTGGTGTGCTGCCCCCTGCTTGTGAGGCAGTTTACCATGTGCCTGTTTGTGCTGATCACATTGGATCGCCACCTACAGCATCACTGGCCCAGCAG GTACTCCTGTTTGGTGACCCGTCAGCGAGCCTTATGTGTCGTCCTTCTGTGCTGGATGGCCTCTGTTCTGACCTCTTTCGGCCAGTTCATCAGCTCCGATGTCCTTGACAGGTGGGGTAAGATGGGCCTAGATCAAGACACAGCTGACCCTGAGTTGGATGGCAACTGGACCACACCTTCACCTAATCTGACCCCTCCCCCTCAATATCCACACGAGCGCATGGTTATTGGAAAGCACCTTCCGTATGGAGGTTTTTTGTCGAAGTTTTACATGGAGGATTTGCGCAATTTCACCTATGCAGAAATCCACAGTAGCCACTGGGGTATTTGTGCTCCCGATTTAGTGCTGAGCCCCCAATTCCTGGTCTATGTACATGGGACGGCTGTGTTCATGCTCCCATTGCTTTTCCTGCTATTTCTTTACCTCGatcttcagtgcaaaaaacccAAGCATTTTAGTTTGTCAGATATGCCAAAATATGACTCCTGGAGGCTCCGCTCTTTGGCTCTCTCTGTGTCCTTCTTAGTTTTGCTGTGCCTGCCGATGCAAATCATCCATGCCGTCTTGCTCTTCACCCCCAGCAAAACCCTCCCATCCTGGGTTCACGCCATGGCTGTGTTCTTCTTCCAGTTGTACGGTCTTGTACCCCAGGTTCTCTTCACTCCTCCTGGGAAACAAGAGAGTGATGAGAGGGCAGCATTTGCTCTCTCTACTCCTCCCCTGGgggttttgccaccctctgggATGTCTGCCCATAAGGCCTTGTGTGAGGCAGCGCGTGCGGCTCCATGGGCCTCGGCCAAAAGCTCTCTCAAAGTCAAAGTGTGCCCAGAGGTCTGA